From the Blattabacterium cuenoti genome, one window contains:
- the secG gene encoding preprotein translocase subunit SecG: MYITVLGILISIVSILLIFVILIQSPKKESINQSFMEKNFRFFGIKRTNTFLDNITWSLSIIILLLILIFNYLLKSRN, translated from the coding sequence ATGTATATCACTGTATTGGGAATACTTATTTCAATTGTTAGTATTCTACTTATATTTGTTATTTTAATACAAAGTCCAAAAAAAGAAAGTATAAATCAATCTTTTATGGAAAAAAATTTTAGATTTTTTGGAATAAAAAGAACTAATACTTTTTTAGACAATATCACATGGTCATTATCAATTATAATATTGCTATTAATTTTAATTTTCAATTATTTATTAAAATCAAGAAATTAA
- a CDS encoding DUF3276 family protein — translation MDEKEKIKERNEICSKTLKTGSRTYFFDARETRAGDYYLTITESKKNFTETGEITYKKHKIYLYKEDFSKFQSILDDMIRFIINEKGKEVISERHQKDFKNHNASYN, via the coding sequence ATGGACGAAAAAGAAAAAATTAAAGAAAGAAACGAAATTTGTTCAAAAACTCTAAAGACTGGTAGTCGTACATATTTTTTTGATGCAAGAGAAACAAGAGCAGGAGATTATTATCTAACTATTACTGAAAGTAAAAAAAATTTTACTGAGACAGGAGAAATAACTTATAAAAAACATAAAATATATTTATATAAAGAAGATTTTTCTAAATTTCAGAGCATATTAGATGATATGATTAGATTTATAATAAATGAAAAAGGAAAAGAAGTAATTTCAGAACGTCATCAAAAAGATTTTAAAAATCATAATGCATCATATAATTAA
- a CDS encoding KdsC family phosphatase, translated as MDNYMCIMRNINTFIFDVDGVLTNCTLSLLSNGNLGRHMFAKDGYAIQLAIKNGYNLCVITSGRDLTVFRRLRGLNIRYIYQGVIDKKKYLCEYCDVLNIEKNKVLYMGDDIPDIEIMKSVALPSSPIDAVQEVRDISKYISPKKGGRGCVRDVIEKTLKIQNNWYL; from the coding sequence ATGGATAATTACATGTGTATAATGCGTAATATTAATACTTTTATATTTGATGTTGACGGAGTATTAACCAATTGTACCTTAAGTTTATTGTCAAATGGAAATCTTGGTAGACATATGTTTGCAAAGGATGGATATGCTATACAACTAGCAATAAAAAATGGATATAATTTGTGTGTTATTACTAGTGGGCGAGATTTAACGGTTTTTAGACGATTAAGAGGATTAAATATCCGTTATATTTATCAAGGGGTTATAGATAAAAAAAAATATTTATGTGAATATTGTGATGTATTAAATATTGAAAAAAATAAAGTGTTATACATGGGAGATGATATTCCTGATATAGAAATTATGAAATCTGTAGCACTACCTAGTTCCCCAATTGATGCAGTACAAGAAGTAAGAGATATATCTAAGTATATTTCTCCAAAAAAAGGAGGTAGAGGATGTGTTAGAGATGTTATTGAAAAAACTTTAAAAATTCAAAATAATTGGTATTTATAA
- the groL gene encoding chaperonin GroEL (60 kDa chaperone family; promotes refolding of misfolded polypeptides especially under stressful conditions; forms two stacked rings of heptamers to form a barrel-shaped 14mer; ends can be capped by GroES; misfolded proteins enter the barrel where they are refolded when GroES binds), giving the protein MAKDIKFDIEARDKLKKGVDALANAVKVTLGPKGRNVVLQKSFGGPQVTKDGVTVAKEIELEDPIENLGAQMVKEVASKTNDVAGDGTTTATVLAQAIVREGLKNVAAGANPMDLKRGIDKALEVVILDLKKQSREVGGNTEKIQQVASISANNDEKTGALIADAFERVGKEGVITVEEAKGTDTSVDVVEGMQFDRGYQSPYFVTNTEKMITEFDQPQILLSDKKIAAMKDLLPILEPVAQSGKPLLIISEEVEGEALATLVVNKIRGTLKVAAIKAPGFGDRRKAMLEDIAVLTGGQVISEETGSKLEDVKLNMLGKAERVIIDKDNTTIVNGGGNKKDIRARVEQIKAQIETTTSDYDKEKLQERLAKLAGGVAVLYVGAASEVEMKEKKDRVDDALNATRAAVEEGIVAGGGVALVRAINSLDNTKGDNSDQDTGIQIVRRSLEEPLRQIVANAGGEGSVVVAKVAEGKGDFGYDAKMGEYKNMIVEGIIDPTKVARVALENAASVSGMLLTTECVVTEIKKEDSNSVPQMPGAGSGGGMGGMM; this is encoded by the coding sequence ATGGCAAAAGATATTAAATTTGATATTGAAGCAAGAGATAAATTAAAAAAAGGAGTTGATGCATTAGCTAATGCTGTTAAAGTAACTTTAGGTCCAAAAGGACGTAATGTAGTATTACAAAAATCTTTTGGAGGCCCTCAAGTAACTAAAGATGGTGTAACAGTAGCTAAAGAAATAGAATTAGAAGATCCTATAGAAAATTTAGGAGCTCAAATGGTTAAAGAGGTAGCATCTAAAACTAATGATGTAGCAGGTGATGGAACAACTACAGCTACTGTATTAGCTCAAGCTATTGTACGAGAAGGTTTAAAAAATGTTGCAGCTGGAGCAAACCCTATGGATTTAAAAAGAGGAATAGATAAGGCTTTAGAAGTTGTAATTTTAGATCTAAAAAAACAATCTAGAGAAGTTGGTGGAAATACAGAAAAAATACAACAAGTTGCATCTATTTCAGCAAATAATGATGAAAAAACTGGAGCATTAATAGCAGATGCTTTTGAAAGAGTCGGAAAAGAAGGAGTAATTACTGTAGAAGAAGCCAAGGGTACAGACACCTCTGTAGATGTTGTGGAGGGAATGCAATTTGATAGAGGATACCAATCTCCTTATTTTGTTACAAATACTGAAAAAATGATAACAGAATTTGATCAACCTCAAATTTTATTATCTGATAAAAAAATAGCCGCTATGAAAGATTTGTTACCTATATTAGAACCGGTAGCACAATCAGGAAAACCTTTACTAATTATTTCAGAAGAAGTAGAAGGAGAAGCCTTAGCAACTTTAGTAGTCAATAAAATACGTGGGACTTTGAAAGTAGCAGCTATAAAAGCTCCAGGGTTTGGTGATAGAAGAAAAGCAATGTTAGAAGATATTGCTGTTTTAACTGGTGGACAAGTAATTTCTGAAGAAACTGGTAGCAAATTAGAAGATGTTAAATTAAATATGTTGGGAAAAGCGGAAAGAGTTATAATAGATAAAGATAATACTACTATTGTAAATGGAGGTGGGAATAAAAAAGATATTAGAGCAAGAGTAGAACAAATTAAAGCTCAAATAGAAACTACAACATCTGATTATGATAAAGAAAAATTACAAGAACGTCTTGCTAAACTAGCTGGAGGAGTAGCTGTTCTTTATGTAGGTGCAGCATCTGAAGTTGAAATGAAAGAAAAAAAAGATAGAGTAGATGATGCATTAAATGCTACTAGAGCAGCAGTCGAAGAAGGTATAGTTGCTGGTGGAGGTGTTGCATTAGTACGTGCTATTAATTCTTTAGATAATACAAAAGGTGATAATTCTGATCAAGATACAGGAATTCAAATAGTTAGAAGATCATTAGAAGAACCATTACGTCAAATAGTAGCTAATGCAGGTGGAGAAGGATCAGTTGTAGTTGCTAAAGTAGCTGAAGGTAAAGGTGATTTTGGATATGATGCAAAAATGGGAGAATATAAAAACATGATAGTTGAAGGTATTATAGATCCTACAAAAGTAGCTAGAGTAGCATTAGAAAATGCGGCGTCTGTTTCAGGAATGTTATTAACCACTGAATGTGTAGTAACAGAAATTAAGAAAGAAGATAGCAATTCAGTTCCACAAATGCCAGGTGCTGGAAGTGGTGGTGGAATGGGAGGTATGATGTAA
- the miaB gene encoding tRNA (N6-isopentenyl adenosine(37)-C2)-methylthiotransferase MiaB, with protein sequence MKKQILFNSKKYFYIENFGCQMNVSDSEIITSILLRNGFNLSKSLKEANIILLNSCSIREKAEITLKNRLKELKNLKDKYTLFGIIGCITKQKIKYFLNKQKVDFFANPDSYKEIPKIIYSCIRGEKIIYTPKKKETYSDIIPFHFSKKIKSFLSITRGCDNMCTFCIVPFTRGREVSRDPNSIIKEAQYLFEKGYKEITLLGQNVDSYKWESKSNIDKYYKKHNKKYTINFSELLELIAKKIPFIRIRFSTSNPHDMSDEVLKIISKYKNICKHIHLPVQSGSNKILKLMNRKYTREKYLSLIKRIKTIVPECSISHDIMTGFCEENEKDHLDTLSLMNEVKYNYGYMFSYSPRPGTYAYRNLPNNVPNEIKKKRLIEIIELQKLHSIMRMKEYLGKEQEILIEGISKKSYNYLYGRNSQNIVVVFPKGFYKIGDIVKVKIQKITSATLIGNLC encoded by the coding sequence ATGAAAAAACAAATATTATTTAATTCAAAAAAATATTTTTACATAGAAAATTTTGGATGCCAGATGAATGTTTCAGATAGTGAAATAATTACTTCAATTTTACTAAGAAATGGATTTAACTTATCTAAAAGTTTAAAAGAAGCAAATATTATTTTATTAAACTCTTGTTCAATTCGAGAAAAAGCAGAAATAACTTTAAAAAATAGATTAAAAGAATTAAAAAACTTAAAAGATAAATATACTTTATTTGGAATTATAGGATGTATTACAAAACAAAAAATAAAATACTTTTTAAATAAACAAAAAGTAGATTTTTTTGCAAATCCAGATTCTTATAAAGAAATACCAAAAATTATTTACTCTTGTATAAGAGGAGAAAAAATTATATATACTCCAAAAAAAAAAGAAACTTATTCAGATATAATTCCATTTCATTTTTCAAAAAAAATAAAATCATTTTTAAGTATAACAAGAGGATGTGATAATATGTGTACTTTTTGTATAGTCCCTTTTACAAGAGGTAGAGAAGTAAGTAGAGATCCAAATTCTATTATTAAAGAAGCTCAATATTTATTTGAAAAAGGTTATAAAGAAATTACTCTATTGGGACAAAATGTAGATTCATATAAATGGGAATCTAAATCTAATATAGATAAATATTATAAAAAACACAATAAAAAATACACAATAAACTTTTCTGAACTTTTAGAACTTATAGCAAAAAAAATACCATTTATTAGGATAAGATTTTCCACTTCTAATCCACATGATATGTCTGATGAAGTTCTTAAAATTATTTCTAAATATAAAAATATATGTAAACACATTCACTTACCAGTTCAATCTGGTAGCAATAAGATTTTGAAATTAATGAATAGAAAATACACTAGAGAAAAATACTTATCATTAATAAAACGTATTAAAACTATAGTTCCTGAATGTTCAATATCTCATGATATTATGACAGGTTTTTGTGAAGAAAATGAAAAAGATCACTTAGACACATTAAGCTTAATGAATGAAGTTAAATATAATTATGGATATATGTTTTCTTATTCACCTAGACCAGGAACATATGCATATAGAAATTTACCAAATAATGTTCCTAATGAAATTAAAAAAAAACGATTAATAGAAATAATAGAATTACAAAAACTGCATTCTATTATGAGAATGAAAGAATATTTAGGAAAAGAACAAGAAATATTAATAGAAGGAATATCAAAAAAAAGTTACAATTATTTATATGGTAGAAATTCACAAAATATAGTAGTTGTTTTTCCAAAAGGATTTTACAAAATAGGTGATATAGTAAAAGTTAAAATACAAAAAATAACTTCAGCAACATTAATAGGAAATCTATGTTAA
- a CDS encoding RNA recognition motif domain-containing protein: MENNNINNTKLYVGNLSYEVTEQELREYFETIGEVINVKIIFDESTSNRRSKGFGFVEMSSEENAKKAIEKLNGIEFSGRNIIVSAARPRIRRDF; this comes from the coding sequence ATGGAAAATAACAATATTAATAATACAAAATTATATGTAGGAAATTTATCATATGAAGTAACAGAACAAGAATTAAGGGAATATTTTGAAACTATAGGAGAAGTGATTAATGTTAAAATTATTTTTGACGAATCTACTTCAAATAGAAGAAGTAAAGGGTTTGGTTTTGTGGAAATGTCTAGTGAAGAAAATGCAAAAAAAGCTATAGAAAAATTAAATGGAATAGAATTTTCTGGAAGAAATATTATTGTATCTGCAGCTAGACCAAGAATTAGAAGAGATTTTTAA
- a CDS encoding sigma 54-interacting transcriptional regulator, with product MKSIKNIKQKFGIVGHDYSLLRALEKTIQVSPTDISVLVLGESGVGKEFIPKIIHQYSYRKHSPYIAVNCGAIPEGTIDSELFGHEKGSFTGATNMRKGYFEVANGGTIFLDEVGDLPLTTQVRLLRILESGEYIKVGSSKIQKTNIRIVAATNLNMIESIESGKFREDLYYRLNTVQIDVPPLRFRKNDIKFLFKKFSIDFAEKYNMPPIILTEQSLKYLENYPWPGNIRQLKNFIEQVSVVETNREIDIEKLKEYLPNNIPYNIPSLSFSRFNFSSKSFINNLSNDRDFIYKILFEMKKNFNDLKNITYKLIKNNQNIRFNRENQKIIYDFFGKEISHTSNKEDSLFQLEVEGTTKSSLEEDLDLDYEDIEIDKEEISSLSLQKQEIKYIQKALKKNNGKRKKTAKELGISERTLYRKIRQYGL from the coding sequence ATGAAATCTATTAAAAACATAAAACAAAAATTTGGAATAGTTGGACATGATTATTCTCTTTTAAGAGCATTAGAAAAAACAATTCAAGTTTCTCCAACAGATATTTCTGTATTAGTACTTGGAGAAAGTGGAGTTGGTAAAGAATTTATTCCAAAAATAATTCATCAATATTCTTATAGAAAACATTCTCCTTATATTGCTGTTAATTGTGGAGCTATTCCAGAAGGGACAATAGATAGTGAATTATTTGGTCATGAAAAAGGTTCTTTTACAGGAGCTACAAATATGAGAAAAGGATATTTTGAAGTTGCAAATGGCGGAACTATATTTCTAGATGAAGTTGGTGATTTACCTCTTACTACACAAGTACGTTTACTTAGAATTTTAGAATCAGGAGAGTATATTAAAGTAGGATCTTCAAAAATACAAAAAACTAACATACGTATTGTTGCAGCTACAAACTTAAATATGATAGAATCTATAGAAAGTGGTAAATTCAGAGAAGATTTATATTATAGACTTAATACTGTTCAAATAGATGTTCCACCTTTACGTTTTCGTAAAAACGACATAAAATTTTTATTCAAAAAATTTTCTATAGATTTTGCAGAAAAATACAATATGCCACCTATAATATTAACAGAACAATCTTTAAAATATTTAGAAAACTATCCTTGGCCAGGAAATATTAGACAATTAAAAAATTTTATAGAACAAGTATCAGTAGTAGAAACTAATAGAGAAATTGATATTGAAAAATTAAAAGAATATCTTCCAAATAACATTCCATATAACATTCCATCATTATCTTTTTCAAGATTCAATTTTAGTAGTAAATCATTTATTAATAATTTATCTAATGATCGTGATTTTATATATAAAATTTTATTTGAAATGAAAAAAAATTTTAATGATTTAAAAAATATAACATATAAGTTAATAAAAAACAACCAAAATATCAGATTTAATAGAGAAAATCAAAAAATTATATATGATTTTTTTGGAAAAGAAATTTCACATACTTCAAACAAAGAAGATTCATTATTTCAATTAGAAGTAGAAGGAACTACTAAATCCTCTTTGGAAGAAGATCTAGATTTAGATTATGAAGATATAGAAATAGATAAAGAAGAAATTTCTTCTTTATCTCTACAAAAACAAGAAATAAAATATATTCAAAAAGCTTTAAAAAAAAATAATGGAAAAAGAAAAAAAACTGCAAAAGAACTAGGAATTTCAGAAAGAACTTTATACAGAAAAATTAGACAATATGGTTTATGA
- the dapA gene encoding 4-hydroxy-tetrahydrodipicolinate synthase, which yields MKKLLGTGVALVTPFKNNGEIDFNGLEKLVKFVLNNGVNYLVALGTTAETSTLKREEKRDIIECISYSNYKKLPLILGLGGNNTKCVIKQINSINNLSDFHAILSVCPYYNRPSQEGIYQHFKSIINNTNTEIKIIIYNVPKRTGSNILPNTVLRLANNFKNIIGIKEASGNILQSYKIMEKKPKNFSLISGDDFITLPILLGGGDGTISVIAQGIPNEISKMISLAMNNKVKESFSIFYKVYRIIELIYEEGNPVGIKTLLKTINICNSYVRLPLLSGSFFLEGKIKDFFKKVY from the coding sequence ATGAAAAAATTACTTGGAACAGGTGTAGCGTTAGTTACTCCCTTTAAAAATAATGGAGAAATAGACTTTAATGGATTGGAAAAACTTGTTAAATTTGTTTTAAATAATGGAGTTAATTATTTAGTAGCATTAGGAACTACTGCTGAAACATCTACTTTAAAAAGAGAAGAAAAAAGAGACATTATAGAATGTATTTCGTATTCAAATTATAAAAAATTACCATTAATTCTTGGTTTAGGGGGAAATAATACAAAATGTGTTATAAAACAAATAAATTCTATAAATAATTTATCTGATTTTCATGCAATTTTATCTGTATGTCCTTACTATAATAGACCTTCTCAAGAAGGAATTTATCAACATTTCAAATCTATTATTAACAATACAAATACAGAAATAAAAATAATTATTTATAATGTACCTAAAAGAACTGGATCTAATATATTACCAAATACAGTATTAAGATTAGCTAATAATTTCAAAAATATAATAGGAATAAAAGAAGCTTCTGGAAATATTTTGCAATCTTATAAAATTATGGAAAAAAAACCTAAGAATTTTAGTTTAATATCTGGAGATGATTTTATAACTTTACCAATTCTATTAGGTGGAGGAGATGGAACAATTTCTGTAATTGCACAAGGAATTCCGAATGAAATTTCTAAAATGATTTCATTAGCAATGAATAACAAAGTTAAAGAATCTTTTTCTATTTTTTATAAAGTTTATAGAATAATAGAACTTATTTATGAAGAAGGAAATCCAGTAGGAATAAAAACTTTATTAAAAACTATTAATATTTGTAATTCATATGTTAGACTTCCTTTATTATCTGGAAGTTTTTTTTTAGAAGGAAAAATAAAAGATTTTTTTAAAAAAGTTTATTAG
- a CDS encoding co-chaperone GroES yields the protein MMEVNIKPLSDRVLVKPDPAETKTSSGIIIPDTAKEKPQKGTIMAVGKGKKNEPMILKEGDRVLYGKYSGTELKWENEEYLIMRESDVIAII from the coding sequence ATGATGGAAGTAAATATTAAACCATTATCAGACCGTGTACTTGTAAAACCTGACCCTGCTGAAACAAAAACTTCTTCAGGAATTATAATTCCTGATACTGCAAAAGAGAAACCACAAAAAGGAACTATAATGGCAGTAGGAAAAGGAAAAAAAAATGAACCAATGATTCTAAAAGAAGGAGATAGAGTTTTGTATGGTAAATATTCTGGAACAGAATTAAAATGGGAAAATGAGGAATATCTTATTATGAGAGAATCCGATGTAATTGCTATTATATAA
- the pncB gene encoding nicotinate phosphoribosyltransferase, with protein MNNSCVISSLLDNDFYKFTMQNAVLKLFPSAKAKYKFINRGKHLFPKNFSNILKENINEMANLKLSSEERNYLEKYCPYLDTTYLDFLNKYKFNPNEVNIHQYGQNIFMEIEGLWHRTILWEVPILAIISELYYKLTGTKTNRISDDIIKIITKNKINKYKNLKVKVGEYGTRRRFSYKVQKLVLKILIENGNKFFIGSSNVHFSHIFSTIPLGTKGHEWIMFHAAKYGFKIADKIAMKNWLYIYSGNLDIALSDTYTSYIFFKNFNKKLSNIFSGIRHDSGDPISFIKKAINHYEKFGINPKKKKIVFSDNLDPYKVEYISSFCKNKINSCFGIGTNFTNDVGLPIMNIVIKMIKTSFKKKWISVVKLSNIEKKSTGEKNMIFLAKKILHL; from the coding sequence ATGAATAATTCTTGTGTTATTTCATCATTATTAGATAATGACTTTTACAAATTTACTATGCAAAATGCAGTATTGAAATTATTTCCATCAGCAAAAGCTAAATACAAATTCATAAATAGAGGAAAACATCTTTTTCCAAAAAATTTTTCAAATATTTTAAAGGAAAATATTAATGAAATGGCTAATTTAAAATTATCAAGTGAAGAAAGAAATTACTTAGAAAAATATTGTCCATATTTAGATACTACTTATTTAGATTTTTTAAACAAATATAAATTCAATCCAAATGAAGTTAATATTCATCAATATGGACAAAATATTTTTATGGAAATAGAAGGATTATGGCATAGAACTATTTTATGGGAAGTTCCTATCTTAGCAATTATATCAGAATTATATTATAAACTAACTGGAACAAAAACAAATAGAATTTCAGATGATATAATAAAAATTATTACTAAAAATAAAATAAATAAATATAAGAATTTAAAAGTAAAAGTAGGAGAATATGGAACTAGAAGAAGATTTTCTTATAAAGTACAAAAACTAGTTTTAAAAATTCTAATTGAAAATGGAAATAAATTTTTTATTGGTAGTAGTAATGTCCATTTCTCTCATATTTTTTCTACAATACCTTTAGGGACTAAAGGCCATGAATGGATTATGTTTCATGCTGCAAAATATGGATTTAAAATAGCTGATAAAATTGCTATGAAAAATTGGTTATATATTTATTCTGGTAACTTAGATATTGCTTTGTCTGATACATATACTTCTTATATTTTCTTTAAAAATTTTAATAAAAAATTATCAAATATATTTAGTGGAATCAGACATGATAGTGGAGATCCTATTTCCTTTATAAAAAAAGCTATAAATCATTATGAAAAATTTGGAATTAATCCTAAAAAAAAAAAAATTGTATTTTCAGACAATTTAGATCCATATAAAGTAGAATATATTTCTTCTTTTTGCAAGAATAAAATAAATTCTTGTTTCGGAATAGGAACAAACTTTACTAATGATGTAGGATTACCAATTATGAATATTGTTATAAAAATGATAAAAACATCTTTTAAAAAAAAATGGATATCAGTAGTAAAACTTTCAAATATAGAAAAAAAATCTACTGGAGAAAAAAATATGATTTTTTTGGCAAAAAAAATACTTCATTTATAA